AACAAATCACAGACTTACCTTTCTCAAAGGGCCCGACTTTGATGGAGTTTGACCTGGCACACCCAGCTGCATGGCACAAAAATTCACTATACCATgattaatgaacaattgatgcATCAATTAggaattacatatatattaaaaaatcataaatactAAATGTTACATGAGTAGCCTTCATATCGGAAGAAAGGTCAAAACGAAGGCAACCTCTCCCGGAAATATCAAGTCAATTCAAGATTTACTCTAGGTAAAAAGGGCTCGACAGCCATCAGGCATTAAGGATGcatcatgaatccttattcactAGAAATTCGAGCTAGCTTCCACCAAGTAGGATTCAAATACAATTTTGAATAGTTATCTAATTTTTAAGTTTCTACATTCAAATTAGGTGCACAATGAACCAGTCGATGGCAAGTTATCCATtcttgtgtgtgtgtgtgtatagcAGGTGAAAAACTCCATTTCAAACAAGTATAATTTATATTGCTACTCAAGAATCTATATTGCACCTAAAGAATGAAGGAAAAACATTTGGAACTAAGATAAAACTAGATAAACAAGAAAACAACTGTTTCGATATCAAGTTTTTTACTACAGTAAAAAAATTATGCGAAAAATGATAATATTTACCTCTTCATACTTCTCAAAATTTCGAGTGTCTAACTCATCCTGAATCTCTGGGATGATAACAGCttccatttgatataatttatCCCACTGTATACCTTTAAACCATGGATGCGCCTAAGAAGACATTTGATGAGCCATATACTCAATTTAATGAATGAATTGAAAAGGATAAGATATTTATATGCTAACCTTAATTTCTTTAGCTCCTTTGGTTCCAAGCCTTTGCTCAACATTGCATAGAAGTTTGCAAATAAGATCTTTGGCCACAATGGAAAGTTTTGCTTCTGTCGGGAATCTCAAATGAGTTCTCCAGTTAATAATCTGCACCACATAAATTGACCGTTTTTCGATGATCATACTTAAAATCAGAAGTTAGCAGTACCATCATTCATTTCATCGACCAAAATATCTTAACCTAGAAGATATGATATATACCGTACTTGTACTTTAACCATTTTCATTACTAATCAAGACGACTATAGAGACTTCTACATGCCTACTGCCTATGCTAACAAAAGATTAATTGCTCTTACCTTTCTACATGTAGACATTGGATCATCAGAATAGAAAGGTGGGAATCCCACAAGCATTTCATACATAATTGCACCAAGGGACCACCTAAAAGAAACTTTTTATTACAATTTGATAAAGAACCATATTGAAATGAAGTCAGACACAAGAAACAAACATACCAGTCGCACTCCATTCCATATCCTTTCCTCAATAACACCTCTGGGGCAATATAGTCCGGCGTTCCAACAGCTGAATAAGCCTAAAAGCAACACATTAATTagaatgaaaatatatatatataataaaatcacTAGAAAACTTATATACAGATGGACACATACATGCACGGGGAAAAAGAAACGAGTCATACAAAATATATACGCTTAAATATACATAAGCATATGAAATGGCCACATCGAcctaaattaaaaagaaaaagttcatATCTTCTTCCATTAAAATTTACGGGAAGTTGATAGGAAGCTAAAGCTGGAATCAGATTTTTCAACAATTGCGTCCCATGACCAGCTAAGGGTATAGGATATGGTAAGATTGCCCATAACAAATGAAAAGAAGTAAATATCAATTAAAATGATTTGTACAAAGTTGGAATTTCACCACTAGATTTGCGACTAAGTGGAATGGTATGACGAAAAAAGATCTGAAGGATAAAACAGTAAAGGAAGAATGTcttattaatgaaattcaaaGACAATAAAGATGAAGTAGGGCCCTGAATTACAATGTCAGGGACAAAAATTTCAACAGGCAATTTAGAATATTCACTAGATGGTTGAAGTATATCGGCCATTTTTCTATAATTGGTCAGTTACCTAATCTTTTTCTAACAAAGAAAAGGAGAGAGAAGcaaagaagaaaatataattgttGTTCAGGCAGCAGAATAAATCAACTCGACTGTGTTTCTCTTTGCCATTCTATTTATAAGACGTAAAAGCATCCTAATAAACAATTTTGAATGTCGTAAcgataaaagaaatatatatcaaGGAAAATACTGCCATATCCAAAGGGAATGATACAAAAATCTGCAACAACAAGAGATGTAAATCAGATGTTACACAGCTAAATCTTATGAATAAGAATAGAATCCTGGCCCTGAATAGTCAACGCCCAATAACACTTCACCaaagaataaattaatgataaatTGTCGAGCATTTTTTCTTGGTGCTTGAATCTTCCTTTGACCAAccaaaattttattagaaatcAAACATGCAAATTTGCAACATATAAGGAATGGAActatgagagagagaaaaagagaacaaACCAATGTTCGTCTGTTCTTTTGCCAATGTAACAATTGTTCTTGTTGTGTCCGTTTCGATACACTAGTTTGACTATCATTTTCTGTGGAAGATCTGACGTTCTTTCCCATTACTTTTTCTTCTTCGATGAGATTAGGGAAACTACTAGACTCCAAGGGTTTACACAACCCAAAATCTGAGAGTTTAATGTGGCCATAACGATCAAGCAGTAAATTATCAGGCTTGATGTCTCTAAAAAGCAGAAGAAAATCACATTActtaaataaattcaataatGGTATTCAATGTAACAGTTTCTATGAATtctgaaaaaataatttaaaaagtaacTTATATGAGAAGAAAGAGACAGATAAGAAGCAAGCAGTGTGAATCAAGAGGAAATTTTAAGAGAGCAATCAAAAGTAATAATATCGATTTTGACATGATACAGTGATACCAGAAATTTGAATCTAAACTATTCTATTTGATAATCTCACCTTAAAATGTgggggaaagaaaacaaaaataaaaaaataaaaaaaccttcATCCTAGAAATGGAGAAAATGTGAAGTTGCGACTGTGGCCCTATTCATGCAACCACAGATCTTCCAATATCTACTACAAATATACTCTTTTGTTAGAAAGGCTGCAGTAGAAGAATTGCTACTTGGCCAgtttttcaaataaaggaaCGCTTAGTCTTTTTATTATAACCAAACTCATGCTTAAACATGATTAACCAATCGTAAAACCACACTATGTTTTTTCGAAACACAAATGCAAGAAGGTTTGAGTGAAACCATTGATAGTTTCAAATATGCATTAACATCACATGACATCTAAGAAAGTtaatttagataattttttattttctcaatcAAATGAAAACTTAGCAAAAACCATGACATGAGCAAGCTATGGAAGATTTttgaaagaagcaaaaaatatAAAACCTGTGAATGTAATTATGCTTGTGAATGGACTCAATGGCAAGGACTGTTTCCCCAACATAAAATCTAGCCTCGTCCTCTGTCAAAATATCCTTGCGCATTAACAGGGTCATCATATCTCCTCCAGGAAGATATTGCATTATAAGATACAAAAAATCATCATCCTGAAAGGAGCAATATAACTTCACAATGTAGGCACTGTCAACCTCTGCTAGAAGATTTCTTTCAGCTTTGACATGTTCCACCTACaacaaggaaaagaagaaaaagaaaatagaatatattacaAGAGTCAAATCCATATTTTAAGAATCAAAGGAGAATTACTTCcatatttctattttctttaatttaatgCTTTCCAGCACGATCTGAAAAACAATAACCAAAACAACCCTACTTAAAGCACATTGCCTCGTACTTGAGAGAATATCAGCAAGCATAAGAGTCTTTTCCTTAATGCAAAAAATCCATCCAGACTCTCTGTCTCTACTAAATCAAAATGGATACTTTCTCTAACCAATTAGCATATGGTCACATGACTGAAGTAGATGCTCCAAAATGTTCTGCACTAGGACCTACTAGACATTTTACCACCATGTCCATCCATGGAAGAAGAGAAAATCATCTTTCAACAAGATAGACATGACCTTCATAAATCAAAAAACTTGTGATGGTATAAAGGATTCTACTATAGAAATCCAATTTCTTATCCTTTATTTAACAGAATAGTAAATTCTTCTTCACACCAAGTTCACATCACATGTTGAGATATACTATACACAAGCCAGCATGAAATTCAAAAGGAAGAATAACCATCAACTAGAATATGCGAGATTATGCCAATCCATCATCAAAATAACTTAGCCATCAAGGTTTCAGAAATACCTGCCCCCTGCGAAGCATCTCAGATTTCTTAAGCTTCTTCATCGCATACACATGACCTGTGGTTTTTTCTCTACAAAGTCTAACCTGCAAAACAATATAAAAGGAAAAGCTCAGAAGAACCTACTCAAAAGAACTATCATAAGAAGATCCTGTGCATGCATATCTTGGTAAAGATATACTTACGACAGTCTACATGCATATTTTTGTACTATTATCAGTGAACcgagataaaaaggaaattaGGCAACAAACGAGAAATAAACAATGTTTGAGGCTTAAAGTTCAAACAATAACATGACAAAGGAGTTAGAAGCTAACCTCCCCAAATGCACCCCTTCCTATAATTGTCAAAAGTTCAAAGTCATCAACGCCCATTTTATGTCTACGAAGGCGCATGTATTCTGTCTCCTTCTGTTCTAAATATTTAAGAACGTTTATTTGGTCTTCCTCAGAAACATCGGCATCAGCAAGCTTCCTCTCCAACACCCACCGTCTATCAAATGTCCAaagtataattaaaatatagcaaaacaaGTCTATTAACATGTGTGTGTGTCGGTGGGGGggatgaacaaaaaaaaaaaacgtcaCTTAAATTCCAAGGTTAAATCACTTCAATATTATAACTGCTATGAAATGAACCAAATAATCCACTGGATGTATTTACACATGAATTCAATGACCCCTGCACGTATTTTATTCTAAGTAATATATTTCCAGATCCCATGGAAAGCCATCAACTGTAACCAGCCTATTTAATTCAACACATAAAAAGTAtcatacaaaaaataataataataataaaaaatacctCTCCTTCCTATCTTGCAATGACTTCATTTGAGATTTATAATGGTTTTCGATATATTGCTTGGCAACCTCAACTTTCTGCTTCGTCGCACTTGAAGGTACGTCCTGAACCTCATTTTCACTTACAGTTTCCTTCTTTACTCCAGTTTGGAACTTCTGAAACCAACTCCTTGCTGAATCCATAATAACTCTTTCAATCACGATCGGGCATTATTCTTTTCCACCTGCTTATATAAAGAAATGATGCAAACTCGTAAATGAAGCATACAAGAATGGTTATTGAATCGTGATATAATTGGATCAATTCATATTGTTGAATAATAAGGACAAAGTACCAAAAGAGATGAAGTTCTGCCAGAGCAATACATAAGAATACAAAAGTCTCAtttcacataaaataacttGAGAATTCAGAAGCCGTTCCCATATCACCTCCTCATTCCAGAAGAAGCCGGAAGAACATTAAATGATCAATATAAAAGTACCGCTATAActatattttggtaattttactTAGCGTCACCAAGTTCTCCTTCCCCCAATCTCCAACCCCAAAAAGATATCAAATAAACTATTCACTTCCGCTCATAGAATTGTAAGGATAGGAGGATATTCCTATTCCTTTCTAAACTCCATTAGCCTACAAAATACTAAAAAGGAAATTTATACATTGAAACTAAAAATTTATGCCCTTACAGCCCAGATAGCTCCATGATGCATGTTCAttaaattttcttataaaattaaaatccctCAAAATCAAACTTTCTCGAGTCCTGATCAGAAGCTGCCATGATTGACCGTAAATTTCTTCAGCAAATACATGTTAGACGAAAACGTCCAAGCCGGCCAACTCAATCAATTATGTTTCTTCAGAATTAAAATACTACTAATAATTATAACTACTCCGATCAGTTGCAATCACTAACTCCACATAATCTATAAGGAACCATCAAAAAAGGTAAACAAAAACTAGTTACCCCCAAATCCCATCCaacccaaaaataaataaaaataaataaataaataaaagaaccTGGGTAAAGAAGACGATCGAAACCTGAACCAGGGTGACTCTTGAGGAAGTGGTTTTCGTCGGTGTATTGGTTGGCAGTAGGTGATCTTCTTGCTCCACGAAAGAAAATTAGGGGAAAAGggaattgaaaagaaaaaggaatagAATGGATAAAGAAATATGGAATGGGAATAGCAAATTGAGATTAAAGTGTAATTAGGAAGAATTGGGGTGGAGGATTAGGAGCTAATACGATGGAATTTGCGGATAAAATAAGTATAATAACCTTTACTTGGTGCAACTCACAGTGACGTTGACATGGAAGTTGGTGTCTGCTGGCTGAAGTCCACTTTCGGGAACTGCCACCGCCGGGTCGGAGTTGAATAGCGTAGACGATACTATCAAAGGGTAACCGACACGTGTCCATTACCGGTTGCGGCCGGCGACGTGCGACCACGTCCACTCCGGTTAAGGCAGAAGATGATTGGGTCTACGAATCTCCACCGTCCACGTGTGCTCCATTGATTGACCAGTTTACCttctttccctttccctttatgAAACCGCGTTCCATTTGCGACCCACTGATTCGGCCGGCCTCACCCAATGCTAACGGTTCGCCCAATAtctgtgtgtatatatatatatataatatattatatatgtatatttggtTAGATTACAGATTTCGTAGGAATATTTTCCTATATTAGTATGAATAATTTTTCATACCATCTCTACTTGTTATGTGTCATTTTAAAAGGAAGTTGAGATCAATTGACATTAATATGAGATACACAAATATTTATGAACTCAAATTTATTATGTAAACAAGGGAGTATGGTTTGTACTAGACAAAATCCAAATTTGGTCCATGTTTATGATAAAGTTAGTTAGAATATAGTTTATTTAAAACTTAGTATTTAATCATTAGGGTTTAAAATGTAGAATTTGGTCTTGAGTCTAATTTGAAGGTCTATCAAATTATATTGACTATTTTTTAGGTTTtaccaaattataaatatgaaattctaacttttaaaaccatttgataaaattctaatttttttctcaaatcataaataacatttgtaatttaatccttttttcaattaataatgattgttttatatcttaaaCTTTTGGACTTAAATCCACATATGAGctctaaactaaaaatatcatcgttaaattactttttttaaaaaatcatggtCAAATTACAAGCTTTAAactaacctttttttttattattattttattaatattgagCTATAAACATTACTTTTTCTTACAGGTTTGTTGTgttgataatttttttcaatgacGATTTCTTCAACGAAAACGTATCATAATGTATAAATTGAAACACTTTAAAGTTTAAAGTAgtctttaaaacattttaagtTTAAGATGCAACTTAATAAGATAGAAAGTTTAGAGTGAAAAATAATACACCTTGTCAAGTATGGTGATAAAACAATTACTTTTCTTAAATAGTTTGGACATAGTGCACCGGATGGagttgtaattaaaaaaatgagattACTACTTtcgaaaaaaatagatttaaaaaacCCAAAGgatcaattttcaaaatatagataccaaatttggaaaaaaaaaaactaaaaaatacaaGGACTTAAACGAAAATTTAGAAAGTATAtagatcaaaattaaaaaaaaaaaaaaaaagaatttttttttaaatggcaaACTAGTGAAAATAATTTCTAATATAGCAAAAGGTAAATAATGATAGATATCTATTAATGTTTATCACTAAAAGACAGTGATAGATGATACTGATTTATAAGTGTTATCACTATTTATCATTCATAGACActaatattttgctatattcataaataaattaactcattttgctatatttgaaaaataaccCTTAAACTAAACTAATGATATGCGTATATTTTGGAATAAAAACTTTTCaggtagatttttttttaatggaaaactatctttttaattgtaattttttatataataatatatatataatattaatatatatatatatatataatttgatgGATCCATAAGAAGAAGCTCATTCTTACTTCTTCATATTCTTTATTTTTGATTTGTTGTAGTTGATTGATTTGGGAAAAGTAGGATCATAATATATTTAGAAGAGTTAATGCATCATATCATccattaattaaaaatgatttaatggAAAAGATCAAACTGCGAATGGATCCAATTGACAAATTTTGGCTCTTCTCATATGTGTGTTTCTATGTATAAAGCATCGTGCCTATTTAAATTATgcttaattaatcaacatttttttaCAAGTGTTTAATTAAAACGTCGACATCACTATTTACATTGTCTTTCAAGTTTCAACaaggcaaaaaagaaaaaaaggaatcaCATCAATggtaaaatattattatttatctacGAAGAATACGCAAttgttaaatatttgaatatttgaaaatatcttTATGTAAAAGAAGTGTTTTTTAtcctatatatattattttgatggATATATATACTTTTACAAATACTTTTCGCACAAAAATGCTCGTAAGTCAAGTCATTTGTGTACTATGTATTTATTGTTTTTGGTAATTTTAAGATATATGTTCATTAATATTCAAGATGTTATCTTTTGACTAAAATCAaccataattaaaaatattttattttaaaaagaaaacatttaattttctgCCACTACCATGAAGGTGACAATATTACCTTTTTtagcccaaaaaaaaaaaaaaaagacttgaaataataaaatgtatCTTAtgcttataattatttttatattttggactgtcttgtaaactttgtttaaaaaattagacTAGATAAATACAACCCCTctacaataacaataatacttAGGGTCCGTTTGGATTCActtaagaaaaattgttttttcaaaaaatttatttttatttaaatatttttttatataaaaattgattaaaatacacttgaaaatatattttgaatggttactaaacattccaatttctttcaaaatgacttattttttaaattaaccagaaaaatgtattccaaacacattCTTAATTTCTcatctatatttaaaaaaaaaaaatcctcccTATGATAATGATAAGGTCAGTTTCAAAAGGGAAGAGAAGAAATATAATTGTAAGGTCTAAAAAGTATTAAATGTGCcacaaatatttttcaaatttacgAACAAATTTGATTTGACTTGATCATACGGCGAGAAATCTTCAAGTTAATCCAAAATGTGCAAGTTTTATaaccagttttttttttattattgaaaaaggaaaaaaaaatgtgattgattgtttcttttggaaaaattaaaataatattgttgttttaaaaataatttataaaaatattgttgttttgaaattatttataagaatatagttgtttttcttttttagtgtGTCGAGTCTTCAAAATCCGACCaacctaggtcgaattttgaataTTCGAccttcattgttttttttttttttaatgtgtcgAGTCTTCAAAATTCAACCAACCAAAGATTCAACcttcacttttctttttttttttttaaaaaaaaaaatccattttataaaaacaatttctaaaaacattttatttaacttaactctaaaaagaacaaattttttttaaaataatatctcataaaaataaaaaagtgtaaattaaaatatcttatttatataaaaataattacaaaaatcaatgtgtctcACAAGGCGAAcatcgtcgatttcgagctggttgtcgtcgtcgacttcgaacttgagtttgttctggttcttcttgatgttgctctggtacctctgcaggagcttcataatataaatattcattatgtcatccacgacctcgaccatgtccatgcacgtatgaaaacgaaggaccagcctctgagacGTAATGTCTTGAACCAAATGTTGGCAttatcatcatcggactaacataatcagtttgactttGAATCTGTATCACAGAGGCAACTCATCCACATTatgggcaacctcatcaaactcatcatcttcTCGAACAGGctctctacgtctaggagctggtggaggaacaataggtatatcgtacacataatgtatctcctccatatagctttggttgtcactacatatagcaagaacctggttcggatcattcgcaacatcACAGAATCTACTATTGTTCGAtctctatgaattataaaaacaattagataatatttaaaataaatttaaattaaaaataattagataatattcattcatttaccaaatgacccacagctgctcctggacgagtgacgtagtgccttgtgatattattataccaatgaatgtaGTGTTGAGTGACATCCCTGTCAAACTATTCAatagaaacccccactgcagtaaaccttgcacgatagtgccatcgcactaccaaatatGCAACTATTTTCGGACCAATCTACAGTCTTTAAGTCGATATCACGTAGtaggggttcagtattacacgatgggacatcctgctaaaaaccgaattgtctcatcaccgaagatgccactcaccaatgtgaaaacttGAGAGAACTCATcatccgccatatgttttgaccattcgtacagaaattgggcaaagtatgctcaataattttgtacggctcccaaataatctgaaaacaaaatattatattggagaacattaaagaaaaatacaataaaaatgtgtataatatAATCAATTTGGTTCAGTGTTAATGTACCTGATtcaagcagatcaaacatgtatctgtatgggttgactacatgtgtggttgtcctagtcacacaaaatttgtctctccacctaaatttttaaattgataatttagattctaaattaactagaccagtgaaataaaaattaaattaaattaaaataatataccGAAAACTGTAGGCTCGTCCAGCTAACTAAGCGTCAATGACATGtcattgaaataaaataaaatattataagaagtatttttaaaaaatcacaataattttgtattaaactaaaaatattaaattttttaaattataaacatcaactttttaaggtttatgaacatcaactttttaaatataacaataaattaaactttttataactatttttaaacataacaacaaattacactttttcaaactatttaaactatattttcaaagttaatactaaaaaaatcaaatatcataataaatatatttcaaaaaatcataataattttgtattaa
The nucleotide sequence above comes from Benincasa hispida cultivar B227 chromosome 3, ASM972705v1, whole genome shotgun sequence. Encoded proteins:
- the LOC120073257 gene encoding serine/threonine-protein kinase tricornered-like isoform X2 → MDSARSWFQKFQTGVKKETVSENEVQDVPSSATKQKVEVAKQYIENHYKSQMKSLQDRKERRWVLERKLADADVSEEDQINVLKYLEQKETEYMRLRRHKMGVDDFELLTIIGRGAFGEVRLCREKTTGHVYAMKKLKKSEMLRRGQVEHVKAERNLLAEVDSAYIVKLYCSFQDDDFLYLIMQYLPGGDMMTLLMRKDILTEDEARFYVGETVLAIESIHKHNYIHRDIKPDNLLLDRYGHIKLSDFGLCKPLESSSFPNLIEEEKVMGKNVRSSTENDSQTSVSKRTQQEQLLHWQKNRRTLAYSAVGTPDYIAPEVLLRKGYGMECDWWSLGAIMYEMLVGFPPFYSDDPMSTCRKIINWRTHLRFPTEAKLSIVAKDLICKLLCNVEQRLGTKGAKEIKAHPWFKGIQWDKLYQMEAVIIPEIQDELDTRNFEKYEELGVPGQTPSKSGPLRKKLSPKDVNFVGYTYKNFEIVNEHHLSGITEMRKKPIKTKRPSVTTLFATADSSEQPVQKGFPNHLPTHLEVSESPDPSPRSTGSLQQPKRWGR
- the LOC120073257 gene encoding serine/threonine-protein kinase tricornered-like isoform X1 translates to MDSARSWFQKFQTGVKKETVSENEVQDVPSSATKQKVEVAKQYIENHYKSQMKSLQDRKERRWVLERKLADADVSEEDQINVLKYLEQKETEYMRLRRHKMGVDDFELLTIIGRGAFGEVRLCREKTTGHVYAMKKLKKSEMLRRGQVEHVKAERNLLAEVDSAYIVKLYCSFQDDDFLYLIMQYLPGGDMMTLLMRKDILTEDEARFYVGETVLAIESIHKHNYIHRDIKPDNLLLDRYGHIKLSDFGLCKPLESSSFPNLIEEEKVMGKNVRSSTENDSQTSVSKRTQQEQLLHWQKNRRTLAYSAVGTPDYIAPEVLLRKGYGMECDWWSLGAIMYEMLVGFPPFYSDDPMSTCRKIINWRTHLRFPTEAKLSIVAKDLICKLLCNVEQRLGTKGAKEIKAHPWFKGIQWDKLYQMEAVIIPEIQDELDTRNFEKYEELGVPGQTPSKSGPLRKQKLSPKDVNFVGYTYKNFEIVNEHHLSGITEMRKKPIKTKRPSVTTLFATADSSEQPVQKGFPNHLPTHLEVSESPDPSPRSTGSLQQPKRWGR